In Pseudomonas putida, a genomic segment contains:
- a CDS encoding DNA polymerase III subunit delta' produces MADSYPWQQALWQQLAGRAQHAHAYLLHGPQGIGKRALAERLMARLLCQQPNGLDACDQCKSCMLLKAGSHPDNFVLEPEEADKPIKVDQVRELVSFVVQTAQLGGRKVVLIEPVEAMNVNASNALLKSLEEPSGDTVLLLVSHQPSRLLPTIKSRCQQVACPQPSLAQSQAWLNQALPDSDEAERVELLTLAAGSPLMAVALQAKGVLEQRALVTDGVKKLLKGQQSPSQLAEAWNGVPLLLLFDWFCDWAHLMLRYQLTQDEDGLGLADMRKVVQYLAQKSRQGKVLEVQAWILEQRQKVLGKANLNRVLLLEALLAHWVQLPGAR; encoded by the coding sequence GCCTATCTCTTGCACGGGCCGCAGGGCATCGGCAAGCGGGCACTGGCCGAGCGCCTGATGGCCCGCCTGCTATGCCAGCAGCCCAATGGCCTCGACGCCTGCGACCAGTGCAAATCGTGCATGTTGCTAAAGGCCGGAAGCCATCCGGACAACTTCGTCCTGGAGCCGGAAGAAGCCGACAAGCCGATCAAGGTCGACCAGGTGCGTGAGTTGGTGTCGTTCGTGGTGCAGACCGCGCAGCTGGGTGGGCGCAAGGTGGTGCTGATCGAGCCGGTCGAGGCCATGAACGTCAACGCGTCCAATGCATTGCTCAAAAGCTTGGAGGAGCCTTCGGGCGATACCGTGCTGCTGTTGGTCAGTCACCAGCCCAGCCGTCTGCTGCCGACCATCAAGAGCCGCTGCCAACAGGTCGCCTGCCCGCAGCCGAGCCTGGCGCAGAGCCAGGCGTGGTTGAATCAGGCTCTGCCCGACAGCGATGAAGCCGAGCGTGTCGAACTGTTGACCCTGGCCGCCGGTTCGCCATTGATGGCCGTAGCCTTGCAGGCCAAGGGCGTCCTCGAACAGCGCGCCCTGGTCACCGATGGCGTGAAGAAGCTGCTCAAGGGCCAGCAGTCGCCCAGCCAGTTGGCCGAGGCCTGGAACGGCGTACCGTTGTTGCTGTTGTTCGACTGGTTCTGCGATTGGGCGCACCTGATGCTGCGCTACCAATTGACCCAGGACGAGGACGGGCTAGGCTTGGCCGATATGCGCAAGGTGGTCCAGTACCTGGCGCAAAAGAGTCGCCAGGGCAAGGTCCTCGAGGTCCAGGCGTGGATCCTCGAACAGCGCCAGAAGGTGCTGGGCAAGGCCAACCTCAACCGCGTACTGTTGCTCGAAGCCTTGCTCGCCCACTGGGTGCAGTTGCCGGGCGCCCGCTGA